The following proteins are co-located in the Clostridiales bacterium genome:
- a CDS encoding 3-aminobutyryl-CoA ammonia lyase produces MAMEKITSTIRLRMSHKDAHYGGSLVDGAHMVHLFGDVATELLIKLDGDEGLFLKYTDIQFLAPTFAGDYIEAYGEIYEVGNTSRKMRFEAKKVVAARPDISPSAADFLEEPIVVCRAEGICVTPKESKRK; encoded by the coding sequence ATTGCGATGGAAAAAATAACTTCAACGATTCGTCTGAGAATGTCTCATAAAGATGCGCATTACGGCGGAAGCCTGGTTGACGGCGCACATATGGTTCATCTTTTCGGCGACGTTGCAACGGAGCTTTTAATCAAGCTCGACGGTGATGAGGGACTATTCCTGAAGTATACTGATATTCAATTCCTGGCACCCACGTTTGCAGGAGATTATATCGAAGCATACGGAGAAATTTATGAAGTGGGAAACACATCCAGAAAAATGAGATTCGAAGCAAAGAAAGTTGTTGCGGCAAGGCCGGACATCAGCCCTTCTGCTGCGGATTTCCTTGAAGAGCCCATCGTTGTTTGTAGGGCGGAAGGCATCTGCGTGACGCCGAAAGAGTCAAAAAGAAAGTAA
- a CDS encoding HAMP domain-containing histidine kinase: MVVQEGFVTECTRMDKKRKENIMLMESESKIHALFLETSYVINNCGISDRKTAEEALKKSEQEVLALVDKLESLNKSMLWFLDILSHELRNPIATIASGLELLNLTADWDKFYKTKEILIRQTNQLCHLVDELLDHTRISSNKMKLKTEPVNLNQLAQLAVEDYNLLFEQKKIELSVDEGNQGPIYISADPQRLRQVIGNLLHNAWKFTNTGGSVILSLYRHNEKAFIRVKDTGLGIAADMIETLFDPFIQAETVQGHNSSGLGLGLAITKEIIQLHKGEIEVHSEGLGKGSEFIICLPIQEQ; encoded by the coding sequence ATGGTTGTACAAGAAGGATTTGTTACAGAATGTACAAGGATGGACAAAAAACGTAAGGAAAACATCATGCTCATGGAGAGTGAGTCAAAGATTCACGCATTGTTTCTTGAAACTTCCTATGTTATTAATAATTGTGGCATCAGCGATCGAAAAACTGCAGAAGAAGCTCTGAAAAAAAGCGAACAGGAAGTTCTGGCACTGGTTGACAAACTGGAGTCATTAAATAAAAGTATGCTTTGGTTTCTCGATATACTATCTCATGAACTTAGAAATCCAATCGCAACAATTGCGTCAGGCCTAGAACTTTTGAATCTGACTGCTGACTGGGATAAATTTTACAAAACCAAGGAAATTCTGATTCGTCAAACGAATCAGCTCTGTCATCTCGTCGACGAACTGCTCGACCACACACGGATCTCGAGTAATAAAATGAAGCTGAAAACAGAACCTGTTAATCTAAATCAGCTTGCTCAATTGGCAGTTGAGGATTACAATCTGCTCTTTGAACAAAAAAAAATAGAACTCAGCGTGGATGAAGGAAATCAAGGTCCAATCTATATCAGTGCGGATCCACAGCGCCTTAGACAAGTAATTGGAAACCTTCTCCATAATGCCTGGAAATTTACGAATACAGGCGGGAGTGTTATTCTCAGCCTATATCGGCACAACGAGAAGGCATTTATCCGTGTAAAAGATACGGGCTTGGGCATCGCCGCAGACATGATCGAAACCCTGTTTGACCCCTTCATTCAGGCCGAAACAGTTCAAGGGCATAACAGCAGCGGCCTGGGCCTTGGACTTGCCATCACCAAAGAAATCATTCAGCTTCACAAGGGCGAAATAGAAGTTCATAGCGAAGGACTGGGAAAAGGATCAGAATTCATCATCTGCCTCCCAATACAAGAGCAGTAA
- a CDS encoding CoA transferase subunit A, whose amino-acid sequence MKNKIMTAQEAVAGIHDGATIMVGGFMACGTPEILIDALVEKGVKHLTIICNDAGVPGRGVGKLVSNGQVKTLIASHVGLNPEVAQRMNTDIEEDKLECILVPQGTLAERVRAGGTGLGGFLTPTGVGTIVAEGKAIINVDGRDYLLEKPLRADFALIRGSVTDQFGNTTYNGTTRTFNPMMAAAADYVIVGACEIVEIGEIDPNNVVTSGIFVDAIVGGEKPWQI is encoded by the coding sequence ATGAAAAACAAGATCATGACAGCGCAGGAAGCGGTAGCTGGGATTCATGACGGCGCCACGATAATGGTTGGCGGTTTTATGGCCTGCGGTACACCGGAAATTCTGATTGATGCCCTTGTTGAGAAGGGGGTAAAACATCTTACCATTATTTGCAATGATGCGGGTGTGCCAGGAAGAGGCGTAGGAAAGCTGGTCTCAAACGGACAGGTCAAGACACTGATCGCATCCCATGTAGGCTTAAACCCTGAAGTGGCTCAGAGAATGAACACCGACATTGAAGAGGATAAGCTCGAGTGCATTCTCGTACCCCAAGGCACTCTTGCGGAAAGAGTACGGGCAGGCGGTACTGGGCTGGGCGGCTTTCTGACCCCAACCGGTGTGGGAACCATCGTAGCAGAAGGAAAAGCGATCATCAATGTGGATGGCAGAGATTATCTCCTGGAAAAGCCTCTAAGAGCGGACTTTGCGCTGATCAGAGGTTCTGTAACCGATCAATTTGGTAATACCACGTACAACGGTACCACAAGAACCTTCAATCCAATGATGGCTGCAGCAGCAGATTATGTCATTGTAGGAGCCTGTGAGATCGTAGAAATTGGTGAGATCGATCCCAACAATGTTGTAACATCAGGCATCTTCGTGGATGCCATCGTAGGAGGTGAAAAGCCATGGCAGATATAA
- a CDS encoding DUF441 domain-containing protein codes for MGSELILLSIFIIAVIGKANTVAIATGILLGLKLIRIDQYIYPFLEKNGLTYGIIILVAAILLPIASGKITSDGIKEIFASWIGIAAFALSFFTTYLSGRGLDFLTVQGHSDVMPAMILGAVIATAFLGGVPVGPLITSGLLVLLIKIVEVFKG; via the coding sequence TTGGGATCAGAACTCATATTGCTCTCGATTTTTATCATTGCGGTAATCGGAAAGGCAAATACGGTTGCCATTGCTACCGGAATCTTACTTGGCCTGAAGCTGATTAGAATCGATCAATACATATACCCATTTCTGGAAAAGAACGGCCTGACTTATGGGATCATCATTCTGGTCGCAGCCATTCTTCTTCCCATTGCCAGCGGTAAGATCACCTCTGATGGTATCAAGGAGATCTTTGCGTCATGGATTGGTATCGCTGCTTTTGCCTTATCCTTTTTTACGACATATTTGAGTGGTCGAGGCCTGGATTTCCTTACGGTACAAGGGCATAGCGACGTGATGCCCGCTATGATCCTGGGCGCAGTAATCGCCACGGCGTTTTTAGGCGGTGTCCCTGTCGGACCGCTGATTACCAGCGGCCTATTGGTGCTGCTGATCAAAATTGTGGAAGTCTTTAAAGGATAG
- a CDS encoding rRNA pseudouridine synthase, which translates to MRLNKFIAQAGVASRRKADELAKQGKVKINGAVMTEMGYDVKEDDLVEVNGRIIKQEAKKVYIMLNKPKGFITSTRDERDRPTVMELVTDINERLFAIGRLDYNTSGMLLMTNDGDLAHKLAHPKHHIYKTYRARVSGQLSAEKVAKLRNGVDIGGFVTSKAVVNVMKQVERSAIVEIKIFEGRNRQVRKMFSAVGNKVMDLERIAIGELYLGHLMQGHYRKLTKQEVDYLKDC; encoded by the coding sequence ATGCGTTTAAATAAATTTATAGCTCAGGCAGGTGTCGCCAGCCGCAGAAAGGCGGACGAGCTTGCCAAGCAGGGCAAAGTAAAGATCAACGGTGCTGTCATGACGGAGATGGGCTATGATGTGAAAGAAGATGACCTCGTAGAGGTTAACGGCAGGATCATCAAGCAAGAGGCAAAAAAGGTCTATATCATGCTCAACAAGCCCAAGGGCTTTATCACTTCAACAAGAGATGAAAGGGACAGGCCGACGGTAATGGAGCTTGTTACGGATATCAATGAGCGTCTGTTTGCCATTGGAAGGCTGGACTATAATACTTCGGGAATGCTTCTCATGACCAATGATGGGGATTTGGCACATAAACTGGCTCATCCGAAACACCATATCTACAAGACCTATCGGGCAAGAGTGTCGGGACAGCTGTCTGCGGAAAAGGTTGCAAAGCTCAGAAACGGAGTAGATATCGGAGGCTTTGTGACTTCTAAAGCGGTCGTCAATGTGATGAAACAGGTGGAACGGTCGGCGATTGTAGAGATCAAAATCTTCGAGGGAAGAAACCGACAGGTTCGCAAGATGTTTTCCGCTGTGGGGAATAAAGTAATGGATTTGGAGCGAATTGCCATCGGAGAACTTTATCTGGGTCACCTGATGCAGGGCCATTATCGCAAGCTGACAAAGCAGGAAGTGGATTATCTCAAAGATTGCTGA
- a CDS encoding zinc-binding dehydrogenase, with the protein MKKGCPFGTHRVISPKGVLPQPADVIDNTMEIYDNEVLIDVQTLNVDSASFTQIERQANGDIEEIKKIMMGIVAKAGKHKNPVTGSGGMLIGTIKEVGPAYEGDLKVGDKIATLVSLSLTPLVIEEILAVRPDIDQVDIKGQAILFQSGIYAVLPKDLPETLALSVLDVAGAPAQTAKLVKSGDTVVVIGGGGKSGLLCLYEAKKRAGVTGKVICIGGSEKSTDRARKLGLADEYFAADATDALAIYNKIYDLTDGKLADVVINCVNIENTEMASILACKDDGTVYFFSMATSFTKAALGAEGVGKDVNMIVGNGYCKGHAAISLQVLRECAPLKELFAEMYA; encoded by the coding sequence ATGAAAAAAGGATGCCCATTCGGTACACACAGAGTAATCTCACCAAAAGGAGTATTGCCGCAGCCGGCTGACGTCATCGATAACACGATGGAAATTTACGACAACGAAGTTTTGATCGACGTCCAGACTCTGAACGTTGACTCTGCAAGCTTCACCCAGATAGAAAGACAAGCAAACGGAGATATCGAAGAGATCAAAAAGATCATGATGGGAATTGTAGCAAAGGCTGGAAAGCACAAGAACCCCGTAACCGGCTCCGGCGGAATGCTCATCGGAACCATTAAGGAAGTTGGACCTGCTTACGAAGGCGACCTGAAAGTGGGAGACAAGATCGCTACATTAGTATCCCTTTCACTGACCCCGCTGGTAATCGAAGAGATTCTTGCAGTAAGACCTGACATCGATCAGGTAGACATCAAAGGACAGGCAATCCTGTTCCAAAGCGGAATCTATGCAGTACTTCCGAAAGATCTGCCAGAAACACTTGCACTGTCCGTTCTTGACGTTGCAGGAGCACCTGCTCAGACTGCAAAACTGGTTAAGTCCGGTGATACAGTAGTTGTAATCGGCGGCGGCGGAAAATCAGGACTGCTCTGCCTGTATGAAGCAAAGAAGAGAGCTGGCGTAACCGGTAAGGTTATCTGCATCGGCGGAAGCGAAAAGAGTACTGACAGAGCAAGAAAGCTCGGTCTGGCAGATGAATACTTTGCAGCAGACGCAACCGATGCGCTAGCAATTTACAATAAGATTTATGACCTGACTGACGGTAAGCTTGCTGATGTGGTAATTAACTGCGTAAATATTGAAAACACAGAAATGGCCAGCATCCTGGCATGTAAAGACGACGGAACTGTATACTTCTTCAGCATGGCAACCAGCTTCACAAAAGCTGCATTAGGTGCAGAAGGCGTAGGCAAAGACGTCAATATGATCGTAGGAAACGGATACTGCAAAGGTCATGCAGCAATTTCCCTTCAGGTGCTGAGAGAGTGTGCGCCTTTAAAGGAACTGTTCGCTGAGATGTACGCATAA
- a CDS encoding DNA mismatch repair protein MutS produces MSSWEVGSMRLSNVKTRSETGLDHVMQSINVLTPFGKKRMKELNPFLPGDEKALQDEFGKLEELLVLAEKKPQIAEELSETFMDMKDISFTIERSKGNALSVVELFEVKSLLLKMKRITELLEASESKLSEEFLLEDTGQLLDTLDPRQDRMHTFYIYDDFSETLGELRKRKREIEIRLRKIQKEIKLEIDRHYGITLTPKFDYTVSKSNKELVKIIKEIPELVAGDEDYLSVTFHLKGTEETDAVNQQMDQLNERIEEEELIIREKLSEEIFKHSLTLLENCNKIGALDFTLAKAVYAKQHNCIRPELVLDHQIEIEDGRHLVVEEILNAKKKDYCPVSIRLFDGVTCITGANMGGKTVSLKLVGLVAILTQYGFFVPCKKARVGLSNYIHILIGDSQSVQRGLSSFGSEMEELKEILDHSKDRSLLLIDEIASGTNPVEGLALTKSLVSYLKARPYISLITTHFDSVAVGGHIRNMQVRGLAQADFHRLEKELRYANRKERIEIIQKYMDYRLYEADNGEEIPKDALNIAKMLGIYDEIIENAKQYLK; encoded by the coding sequence ATGTCAAGCTGGGAGGTGGGCTCAATGAGGTTATCTAACGTAAAGACACGCAGCGAAACGGGACTTGATCACGTCATGCAGAGCATCAATGTCCTTACGCCCTTCGGTAAAAAACGAATGAAGGAACTAAACCCTTTCCTGCCAGGCGATGAGAAAGCCCTTCAGGATGAGTTTGGAAAACTGGAAGAATTGCTCGTGCTTGCGGAGAAGAAACCTCAGATTGCAGAAGAACTCTCCGAGACTTTTATGGATATGAAAGATATAAGCTTTACCATTGAAAGGAGTAAGGGAAATGCCCTCTCTGTGGTGGAATTGTTTGAGGTCAAGAGTCTTCTTCTCAAGATGAAGCGGATCACTGAGCTTCTGGAGGCGTCAGAAAGTAAACTGTCAGAAGAGTTCCTTTTGGAAGATACCGGGCAGCTTCTGGACACACTGGACCCGCGGCAGGATCGAATGCATACGTTCTATATCTATGATGATTTTTCTGAAACTCTGGGAGAGCTCAGAAAACGAAAACGTGAGATAGAAATTCGTCTTCGTAAAATCCAGAAAGAAATCAAACTGGAAATTGATCGTCACTACGGAATTACCCTGACTCCCAAGTTTGATTATACAGTCTCAAAATCAAACAAGGAGCTGGTAAAGATCATCAAGGAAATCCCTGAGCTAGTGGCAGGGGATGAAGACTATTTGTCTGTAACTTTTCATTTGAAAGGAACGGAAGAAACCGATGCAGTGAATCAGCAGATGGATCAGCTTAATGAACGGATCGAGGAGGAGGAGCTGATCATCCGTGAGAAACTGTCAGAGGAGATCTTCAAACACAGCCTGACATTATTGGAAAATTGCAATAAAATCGGTGCGCTGGACTTTACACTTGCTAAGGCGGTTTATGCCAAACAGCATAATTGTATCAGGCCAGAACTTGTTTTGGATCACCAAATCGAGATTGAAGACGGCAGGCATCTTGTGGTGGAAGAAATCTTAAATGCGAAAAAGAAGGATTACTGCCCGGTCAGTATCAGACTTTTTGATGGAGTGACCTGTATTACAGGTGCCAACATGGGTGGGAAAACTGTATCCCTGAAGCTTGTCGGCCTGGTTGCAATCCTGACGCAATACGGATTCTTTGTTCCCTGTAAGAAGGCTAGAGTGGGCTTATCCAATTATATCCACATTCTCATCGGAGACAGCCAATCAGTTCAACGTGGCTTGTCCAGCTTTGGAAGTGAAATGGAGGAGCTGAAGGAGATTCTGGATCATAGCAAGGATCGTTCCCTGCTTCTCATTGATGAGATTGCCAGCGGAACAAATCCAGTGGAAGGGCTAGCTTTGACGAAAAGCCTGGTGTCATATCTGAAGGCAAGACCCTATATCAGCCTCATCACCACCCACTTTGACAGTGTAGCGGTTGGCGGTCATATTCGAAATATGCAGGTTAGGGGATTGGCGCAAGCAGACTTTCACAGGCTGGAAAAAGAGCTCCGGTATGCCAATCGAAAAGAGCGAATCGAAATCATACAGAAATATATGGATTATCGCCTTTATGAGGCGGATAACGGAGAAGAGATTCCCAAGGATGCGTTGAATATTGCAAAGATGCTTGGAATCTATGATGAGATTATAGAGAATGCAAAACAGTATTTAAAATAA
- a CDS encoding methyltransferase domain-containing protein → MNLITKPTALSLKIIEEYIKPGDIVVDATAGNGHDTLALAKLAGTGGKVYAFDVQPLALEQTKTLLEKEGYFHNCTLVLDSHENMGSHIPDHEKKELSAVVFNLGYLPGGQKEMTTQAGATIAAVEQALYLIRIGGIIAVTMYPGHPEGEMERASLLHFSENLSQRQYHTAYLSFPNQKKSPPELLLITRKC, encoded by the coding sequence ATGAATCTGATCACAAAACCTACAGCGTTGTCTTTGAAAATAATTGAAGAATATATAAAACCTGGTGACATTGTTGTGGATGCAACCGCCGGAAACGGACACGATACACTGGCCCTTGCAAAATTAGCAGGGACTGGAGGCAAGGTTTATGCCTTTGATGTACAGCCTCTAGCCTTGGAACAAACAAAAACCCTTCTTGAAAAAGAGGGTTATTTTCATAACTGCACACTGGTTTTGGATTCTCATGAAAATATGGGAAGCCATATACCGGACCATGAGAAAAAAGAGCTTTCCGCTGTGGTCTTTAATCTGGGGTATCTCCCCGGAGGGCAAAAGGAAATGACAACACAGGCGGGGGCAACTATTGCTGCGGTAGAACAGGCACTGTACTTGATCCGCATAGGCGGAATCATAGCGGTGACAATGTATCCCGGACATCCTGAGGGGGAAATGGAAAGAGCCTCGCTGCTGCATTTCTCAGAGAACCTTTCACAGAGGCAGTATCATACCGCTTATCTTTCTTTTCCTAATCAGAAAAAGAGTCCGCCGGAACTGTTGCTTATCACAAGAAAATGCTAA
- a CDS encoding sigma-54-dependent Fis family transcriptional regulator — translation MRKGFELSGYRKSLVEDFICESRAMTIVVDEILSVAKYDCNVLITGDTGVGKEKVASIIQKNSNRRMQPFIKINCAAISDNLIESEFFGYEKGSFTGANATGKKGYFELADNGIIFLDEIGELPPDLQAKLLRVIQDGEFYRVGGTEPIKTNVRIISATNRDLEKLIEEKKFRRDLYYRLNVFPIRVPDLNERRAEIPALVEYFMGKYTEKFGMKRSIAEDALAYLKECSWPGNIRELENVVQRLLISCKGEVITVLDVMKELHADLFDKISVNYDEPAFEDAEKINLDDMVDNFEKNIIQYACEKHGSTRKAAKAIGISQTQLVRKKNKYNIP, via the coding sequence ATGAGAAAGGGATTTGAATTATCCGGCTACCGCAAGAGCCTTGTAGAGGATTTTATCTGTGAAAGCAGAGCGATGACCATTGTTGTGGATGAAATACTCAGCGTGGCAAAATACGATTGCAACGTTTTGATTACAGGGGATACGGGAGTCGGAAAAGAAAAGGTCGCCTCGATCATCCAAAAAAACAGCAATCGCAGAATGCAGCCATTCATCAAGATTAATTGCGCAGCCATTTCAGACAATCTGATTGAATCGGAATTCTTTGGATACGAAAAAGGCTCTTTTACCGGAGCCAATGCGACCGGAAAAAAAGGATATTTTGAACTGGCTGACAACGGAATTATCTTTCTGGACGAGATTGGTGAGCTTCCCCCGGACTTGCAGGCAAAGCTTTTGCGAGTCATTCAAGATGGAGAATTTTATCGAGTGGGAGGGACCGAACCCATCAAGACCAACGTTAGAATTATCTCCGCAACCAACCGGGATCTTGAGAAGCTGATTGAGGAAAAGAAATTCAGAAGAGATCTTTATTACAGGCTTAACGTATTCCCCATCAGAGTACCGGACCTTAATGAGAGAAGGGCAGAAATTCCTGCATTGGTGGAATATTTCATGGGCAAATATACCGAGAAATTTGGTATGAAGCGCTCCATTGCAGAGGACGCCCTGGCATATCTGAAGGAATGCAGTTGGCCCGGAAATATCAGAGAACTGGAGAACGTTGTCCAGAGGCTGCTGATCTCATGCAAAGGAGAGGTTATCACTGTTTTAGATGTTATGAAAGAGCTGCACGCGGATCTGTTTGACAAAATCAGCGTGAATTATGACGAACCGGCATTCGAAGACGCGGAGAAAATCAATCTGGATGATATGGTGGATAACTTTGAAAAGAATATTATTCAGTATGCCTGTGAAAAGCACGGCTCGACAAGAAAAGCAGCAAAGGCAATTGGAATCAGTCAAACTCAGCTGGTAAGAAAGAAAAATAAATATAACATTCCTTAA
- a CDS encoding D-lysine 5,6-aminomutase subunit alpha translates to MKSKLNLDPKVIDSARSCAARIAESMQTFIDRHTTVSTERTILRLLGVDGVDDVDTPLPNVVVDAIKDGGGLPKGVAYWMGNTMIQTGLEPQAIAEKMASGELDIMKLPMASSEEAEAKILPIVEAALEKINSQTAKRDNYLATIGEGKKPYLYVIVATGNIYEDVIQAQAAARQGADIIAVIRTTAQSLLDYVPYGPTTEGFGGTYATQENFRLMRKALDEVGEEVGRYIRLCNYSSGLCMPEIAAMGAIERLDVMLNDALYGILFRDINMQRTLVDQYFSRVIIGYCGIIFNSGEDNYLTTDDAYEAAHTVLASQFINEQFAVLANIKEEQMGLGHAFEMDPDIENGFLYELSQAIMAREIFPKAPLKYMPPTKYMTGNIFKGHIQDALFNLIAVWSGQSLQLLGMLTEAIHTPHLHDRMLSIENAKYIFNNARALGEEVEYKQDGIIQKRAQFVLTEAEKLLHEIEKEGLFSTIEKGKFGGVKRPKDGGKGLAGVCVKDGHYFNPFIPLMLGGAK, encoded by the coding sequence ATGAAGAGTAAGTTAAATCTCGATCCAAAGGTGATTGACAGCGCAAGATCATGCGCCGCGCGAATTGCCGAGAGCATGCAGACTTTTATCGACAGGCACACGACAGTTAGCACGGAAAGAACCATTCTGAGACTTTTGGGAGTAGATGGAGTGGATGATGTAGATACACCCCTTCCAAACGTCGTTGTTGATGCCATCAAGGACGGCGGCGGACTTCCTAAGGGAGTCGCTTACTGGATGGGAAACACCATGATCCAAACCGGACTTGAACCCCAGGCAATCGCTGAGAAGATGGCTTCCGGGGAACTGGACATCATGAAGCTGCCAATGGCCTCATCAGAGGAAGCGGAAGCAAAGATTCTCCCCATTGTAGAAGCAGCGCTTGAAAAGATTAATAGCCAGACTGCTAAGAGAGACAATTACCTTGCAACCATAGGCGAAGGGAAAAAGCCTTATCTTTACGTCATTGTAGCAACAGGAAATATCTATGAAGACGTGATCCAGGCGCAGGCAGCGGCAAGACAAGGTGCAGATATCATCGCGGTTATCAGAACAACGGCACAGAGCTTGCTCGATTATGTTCCTTACGGACCAACGACAGAGGGCTTCGGCGGAACGTATGCGACACAGGAAAACTTCAGACTGATGAGAAAAGCCCTTGATGAAGTAGGAGAAGAGGTCGGCAGATACATCAGACTCTGCAACTACAGCTCCGGACTTTGCATGCCTGAAATTGCAGCAATGGGCGCGATAGAGAGATTGGACGTCATGCTGAACGATGCGCTGTACGGAATTCTGTTCCGTGACATCAATATGCAGAGAACACTGGTTGATCAGTATTTCTCCAGAGTCATCATCGGATACTGCGGTATCATTTTTAACTCCGGCGAAGACAATTATCTGACCACAGATGATGCTTATGAAGCGGCACATACCGTACTTGCATCCCAGTTCATCAACGAACAGTTTGCTGTTCTGGCGAATATTAAAGAAGAGCAGATGGGTCTCGGTCATGCTTTTGAAATGGATCCGGATATCGAAAACGGCTTCCTGTATGAGCTTTCCCAGGCCATTATGGCAAGAGAAATCTTCCCTAAGGCGCCGCTGAAATATATGCCGCCCACAAAGTATATGACAGGAAATATCTTCAAGGGGCATATTCAGGATGCACTGTTCAACCTGATCGCAGTATGGTCAGGACAGTCCTTACAGCTTTTGGGTATGCTGACAGAAGCAATCCACACACCGCATCTTCATGACAGAATGCTTTCCATTGAAAATGCAAAGTACATCTTCAATAATGCGAGAGCTCTGGGAGAAGAAGTCGAGTACAAGCAGGACGGTATCATCCAGAAGAGAGCACAGTTTGTTCTTACAGAAGCTGAAAAGCTCCTTCATGAAATCGAAAAGGAAGGCCTGTTCTCCACTATTGAAAAGGGTAAGTTCGGCGGCGTTAAAAGACCAAAGGATGGAGGAAAAGGACTGGCAGGTGTCTGCGTTAAGGATGGACACTACTTCAATCCGTTTATTCCGTTAATGCTGGGAGGTGCAAAATAA
- the ablA gene encoding lysine 2,3-aminomutase produces the protein MSERRNWKEIEAWKNVTDAEWNDWKWQVANRITSVEQLKKIINLTPQEEHDINETLKSFRLGITPYYASLMDADDPRCPVRMQAVPIIAETHRSDADMLDPLHEDEDSPAPGLTHRYPDRVLLLITDQCSMYCRHCTRRRLAGEKDGARSMDDINKCIAYIKKSPQVRDVLLSGGDCLLVDDEILEYIISELRKIPHVEIVRLGSRTPVVMPQRITDDLVNMLKKYHPIWLNTHFNHIKEITPEAIEALKKLANAGIPLGNQSVLLRGVNDCPHIMRDLVHALVRNRVRPYYIYQCDLSLGIEHFRTSVAKGIEIIEGLRGHTSGYAVPTFVVDAPGGGGKIPVMPQYIISQSPDKVILRNYEGVITTYTEPTDLPKIECNCDYCTGKKKYHYEGVAGLLQGERMSMEPQELLRHQRNK, from the coding sequence ATGTCAGAAAGAAGAAATTGGAAAGAGATCGAAGCATGGAAAAATGTTACCGATGCCGAATGGAATGACTGGAAATGGCAAGTTGCCAACAGAATTACCTCCGTTGAGCAGCTGAAAAAGATCATCAACCTGACACCCCAGGAAGAACATGACATTAACGAAACGCTGAAAAGCTTCCGTCTTGGAATTACCCCATACTATGCATCCCTGATGGATGCAGATGATCCAAGATGTCCTGTAAGAATGCAGGCGGTTCCTATCATTGCGGAAACCCACAGAAGCGATGCAGATATGCTGGATCCGCTGCATGAAGATGAAGATTCTCCTGCACCGGGATTGACCCACAGATATCCTGACAGAGTATTGCTTCTGATTACAGACCAGTGCTCCATGTACTGCAGGCACTGCACCAGAAGAAGACTGGCAGGAGAAAAAGACGGCGCAAGAAGCATGGATGATATCAACAAATGTATCGCCTACATCAAAAAATCTCCTCAGGTCAGAGACGTACTTCTGTCCGGCGGAGACTGTCTGCTGGTTGATGACGAGATTCTGGAATACATCATCAGTGAGCTGAGAAAGATTCCTCATGTTGAAATCGTAAGACTGGGATCCAGAACACCTGTGGTTATGCCTCAGAGAATTACAGACGATCTGGTCAATATGCTGAAGAAGTATCATCCGATCTGGCTGAACACCCACTTCAACCACATTAAGGAAATCACTCCTGAAGCAATCGAAGCCTTAAAGAAGCTTGCAAATGCAGGAATTCCTCTAGGAAATCAGTCCGTACTGCTCAGAGGAGTAAACGACTGTCCTCATATCATGAGAGATCTGGTTCATGCTCTGGTCAGAAACAGAGTAAGACCTTACTATATTTATCAATGCGATCTGTCCCTGGGGATCGAGCATTTCAGAACCTCTGTTGCAAAGGGAATTGAGATTATTGAAGGACTGAGAGGCCACACCTCTGGATATGCCGTTCCGACCTTTGTTGTGGATGCTCCCGGCGGCGGAGGAAAGATTCCGGTAATGCCACAGTATATCATTTCTCAGTCACCTGACAAGGTAATCCTGAGAAACTATGAAGGCGTAATCACGACCTACACCGAACCTACGGATCTGCCGAAGATCGAATGTAACTGCGATTACTGCACCGGAAAGAAAAAGTATCATTATGAAGGCGTCGCAGGACTGCTTCAGGGCGAAAGAATGTCCATGGAGCCGCAGGAGCTTTTGCGTCACCAGAGAAACAAATAA